A section of the Microbacterium sp. MM2322 genome encodes:
- a CDS encoding fructose-specific PTS transporter subunit EIIC has protein sequence MTEIITAELVSIDEPLGADKRAVIDALAQRVAAQGRATDGALLAADAWAREEKDETGLPGGIAIPHAKSAAVTQASLAFARLNPGVDFGAEDGGADLVFLIAAPDTAAEEHLAVLSKLARSLMRDDFTAGLRAATTADEVVAIVRDAISGAPAASAAPAAPETRAAARASAEVSADDALMIDGRPARIVAVTACATGIAHTFMAADALTATGQKEGIDLTVEPQGSSGYKAIDQRIIDNADAVIFAVDVDVREQARFAGKPVVRSGVKRGIEQPAQMLREAVAAAKNPNAPRVPAASGAATAREAAPTSLGGAIRRALLTGVSYMIPFVAGGGLLIALGFALAGYEIANIADGHTVNNAIFTLQNFTLWNLPPEGLVYYLGAAAFQIGQLSFAFLVPALAGYIAYGLADRPGIAPGFVAGAAATFMGAGFIGAIVGGLLAGLAAWWLNRLSVPRWLRGLMPVVIIPLLGSIFASGLLLFVFGGPIAALTVALNGWLSSLTGAGVILLGVILGLMMCFDLGGPLNKVAYGFATANLAQGIAGDERYLQIMAAVMAAGMVPPLAMALASTVLGRKLFTAPERENGKAAWLLGAAFISEGAIPFAAADVFRVIPSAMLGGAVTGALSMFFGITSRAPHGGVFVFFAIDNFWLWLLSIAVGTVVSAVAVVLLKRYARRRPLEVDAPAVAVTA, from the coding sequence GTGACTGAGATCATCACCGCGGAACTCGTCAGTATCGACGAGCCGCTCGGCGCCGACAAGCGCGCCGTCATCGATGCGCTGGCGCAGCGCGTCGCCGCGCAGGGGAGGGCCACCGACGGTGCCCTCCTCGCCGCCGACGCGTGGGCTCGCGAGGAGAAGGACGAGACCGGCCTGCCCGGCGGAATCGCGATTCCGCACGCGAAGAGCGCCGCGGTCACGCAGGCGTCGCTCGCGTTCGCTCGCCTGAACCCCGGTGTCGACTTCGGCGCCGAGGACGGCGGTGCGGACCTCGTCTTCCTCATCGCCGCGCCCGACACGGCCGCCGAGGAGCACCTCGCCGTGCTGTCGAAGCTCGCGCGCAGCCTCATGCGCGACGACTTCACCGCGGGGCTGCGTGCCGCGACGACGGCGGACGAGGTCGTCGCCATCGTGCGCGACGCGATCTCGGGTGCGCCGGCCGCCTCCGCTGCCCCCGCTGCCCCGGAAACCCGTGCGGCCGCTCGTGCGTCGGCCGAGGTCTCCGCCGATGACGCACTCATGATCGACGGGCGTCCCGCGCGCATCGTCGCCGTGACCGCGTGCGCAACGGGCATCGCCCACACCTTCATGGCCGCCGATGCGCTCACCGCGACGGGCCAGAAGGAGGGCATCGATCTCACCGTCGAGCCGCAGGGGTCGAGCGGCTACAAGGCCATCGACCAGCGCATCATCGACAACGCGGATGCGGTCATCTTCGCCGTCGACGTGGACGTCCGCGAGCAGGCGCGTTTCGCCGGCAAGCCCGTCGTCCGCTCCGGCGTCAAGCGCGGTATCGAGCAGCCCGCGCAGATGCTGCGGGAGGCCGTCGCAGCGGCGAAGAACCCGAACGCTCCGCGCGTTCCGGCCGCGTCCGGAGCAGCGACGGCTCGCGAAGCCGCGCCCACGTCGCTCGGAGGCGCGATCCGCCGAGCGCTGCTGACCGGTGTGAGCTACATGATCCCGTTCGTCGCGGGCGGCGGTCTGTTGATCGCTCTCGGATTCGCCCTCGCCGGGTATGAGATCGCGAACATCGCGGACGGACACACCGTCAACAACGCCATCTTCACGCTGCAGAACTTCACACTCTGGAACCTGCCGCCCGAGGGGCTCGTGTACTACCTCGGTGCCGCGGCTTTCCAGATCGGACAGTTGTCCTTCGCCTTCTTGGTCCCGGCGCTGGCCGGTTACATCGCCTACGGCCTGGCGGATCGCCCGGGCATCGCTCCCGGTTTCGTCGCTGGCGCGGCGGCCACCTTCATGGGCGCGGGCTTCATCGGCGCTATCGTCGGTGGTCTCCTCGCCGGTCTCGCCGCATGGTGGCTCAACCGACTGTCGGTTCCGCGCTGGCTGCGCGGGCTCATGCCGGTCGTCATCATCCCGTTGCTCGGCTCGATCTTCGCGTCGGGTCTGCTCCTCTTCGTCTTCGGCGGTCCCATTGCCGCTCTGACGGTGGCTCTGAACGGCTGGCTGTCCAGCCTCACCGGCGCCGGCGTCATCCTGCTCGGTGTCATCCTCGGGCTCATGATGTGCTTCGACCTCGGAGGTCCCCTCAACAAGGTCGCCTACGGCTTCGCCACGGCGAACCTCGCGCAGGGCATCGCCGGCGACGAGCGCTACCTCCAGATCATGGCGGCCGTCATGGCGGCGGGCATGGTCCCGCCTCTCGCCATGGCACTCGCCTCGACCGTCCTCGGGCGGAAGCTCTTCACGGCCCCGGAGCGCGAGAACGGCAAGGCGGCCTGGCTGCTCGGTGCCGCGTTCATCTCGGAAGGTGCCATTCCGTTCGCTGCGGCCGACGTCTTCCGCGTCATCCCCTCGGCGATGCTCGGCGGCGCCGTGACAGGCGCGCTGTCGATGTTCTTCGGCATCACGTCCCGCGCCCCCCACGGCGGCGTGTTCGTCTTCTTCGCCATCGACAATTTCTGGCTGTGGCTGCTGTCGATCGCGGTCGGCACCGTCGTCAGTGCCGTCGCCGTCGTCCTGCTCAAGCGCTACGCTCGCCGTCGTCCCCTCGAGGTCGATGCGCCCGCCGTGGCTGTCACGGCATAG
- a CDS encoding 1-phosphofructokinase family hexose kinase: MIVTLTTNPSLDRTISLEAPLRVGEVQGALGAREDAGGKGINVARVVAAASRPTLAVLPLDPTDPFAGALDATGIAVHTVPHDGATRANVTIADAAGVTTKLNLPGAAFTAADAAALTAAVVAACQGASWLVLAGSLAPGLPDDYYVEVIDAVRSAWGAAAPRIAVDTSGPALAAAVASGRPDLIKPNDEELAELVGRDLDAALALPDAVAAIAAALVPASVGAALVTLGGDGAVLVTPDGSWHGTPPPTQVRSTVGAGDSSLAGYLLAETAGAAPEDRLRSGIRYGSAAASLPGTQPPTPDDLSTGDVPVRRLTQKDNPTTGGHRD; the protein is encoded by the coding sequence ATGATCGTCACACTGACCACCAATCCCTCCCTCGACCGGACCATCTCCCTCGAGGCGCCGCTCCGCGTCGGCGAGGTGCAGGGCGCTCTCGGGGCGCGCGAGGACGCGGGGGGCAAGGGCATCAATGTGGCCCGCGTGGTGGCCGCGGCATCCCGCCCCACTCTCGCGGTGTTGCCGCTCGACCCCACGGACCCGTTCGCCGGAGCGCTCGACGCGACCGGCATCGCTGTCCACACCGTTCCGCACGACGGCGCGACCCGCGCGAACGTCACGATCGCCGACGCGGCGGGCGTCACGACGAAACTCAACCTGCCCGGTGCCGCGTTCACGGCAGCGGATGCCGCGGCCCTGACGGCAGCTGTCGTCGCCGCCTGTCAGGGTGCGTCGTGGCTCGTGCTGGCGGGTTCGCTCGCCCCCGGATTGCCGGACGACTATTACGTCGAGGTCATCGACGCCGTGCGATCGGCGTGGGGTGCCGCCGCTCCGCGCATCGCTGTCGACACGTCAGGCCCCGCCCTGGCCGCGGCTGTCGCGTCAGGCAGGCCGGACCTCATCAAGCCGAACGACGAGGAACTCGCCGAGCTCGTCGGACGCGATCTGGATGCCGCTCTCGCCCTCCCCGACGCGGTCGCAGCGATCGCCGCCGCTCTCGTCCCGGCATCCGTGGGCGCCGCCCTCGTCACGCTCGGGGGCGACGGCGCGGTTCTCGTGACCCCCGACGGTTCCTGGCACGGTACGCCGCCGCCGACCCAGGTGCGGAGCACCGTCGGTGCCGGCGACAGCTCGCTCGCGGGATACCTGCTCGCGGAGACGGCCGGTGCCGCACCGGAGGACAGGCTGCGCTCCGGCATCCGTTACGGATCTGCGGCGGCCTCACTGCCCGGCACCCAACCCCCGACCCCTGATGACCTGTCGACCGGTGACGTGCCGGTCCGACGGCTTACGCAGAAGGACAACCCGACCACTGGAGGTCACCGTGACTGA
- a CDS encoding DeoR/GlpR family DNA-binding transcription regulator, translating to MYATERQQQIEQLIAADGRVAVLDLADRFGVTTETVRRDLATLERAGIVRRVHGGAVHRTRASTAEASVAERSAQRSGAKQIIARAAVDLLGSELDGALYLDAGTTTGAIAQLLSTGPHPAGDLEVVTHSMSVAHILAGAQGIGLTAIGGRVRGLTAAAVGAQTVESIARLRPDIAFIGTNGVAAGFGLSTPDPDEAAVKRAIVASARRIVVVADGDKFDAELLVSFASLSDVDVLLTDTAPSGELAEALRDADVEVQVA from the coding sequence ATGTACGCAACGGAGCGCCAGCAGCAGATCGAGCAGCTGATCGCCGCGGACGGTCGCGTCGCCGTGCTCGACCTCGCCGATCGCTTCGGAGTCACGACGGAGACAGTCCGCCGTGACCTCGCGACCCTCGAACGGGCGGGAATCGTCCGCCGCGTCCACGGCGGAGCCGTCCACCGCACCCGCGCGAGCACCGCAGAAGCATCCGTCGCCGAGCGTTCTGCTCAGCGCAGCGGCGCCAAGCAGATCATCGCCCGAGCTGCCGTCGATCTCCTCGGCTCCGAACTCGACGGAGCGCTGTACCTGGATGCCGGGACCACGACCGGTGCGATCGCGCAGCTCCTCTCCACCGGCCCCCATCCCGCGGGTGACCTCGAGGTCGTCACGCACTCGATGTCCGTCGCCCACATCCTGGCCGGTGCGCAGGGAATCGGCCTGACGGCGATCGGCGGCCGCGTACGCGGATTGACAGCCGCCGCCGTCGGCGCTCAGACGGTCGAGTCGATCGCCCGCCTGCGACCGGACATCGCCTTCATCGGCACCAACGGCGTCGCCGCCGGGTTCGGGCTCAGCACCCCCGACCCCGATGAGGCCGCCGTGAAGCGGGCCATCGTCGCGTCGGCGCGTCGCATCGTCGTCGTCGCGGACGGTGACAAGTTCGACGCCGAACTCCTCGTCTCGTTCGCCTCTCTGTCCGATGTCGATGTCCTCCTGACCGACACTGCGCCCTCTGGCGAGCTCGCCGAGGCCCTTCGCGACGCCGACGTGGAGGTGCAGGTCGCATGA
- a CDS encoding DUF262 domain-containing protein, whose product MSTATNVDATAVNTIDWLSASDTTIVVPVYQRQYRWDIGGCEQLLGDIRAVAGTEDGQTHFIGSILSTASTSAADDAHLVLIDGQQRVTTLMLLIAALHHTLRDDDPTLAAELEAVLVRHDEPGRTKLRPHRAWADVFESVVLDRRSPADADRASRFDDNYAFFRSQIRPDEAAGIWRGLRKLEHVSITLGGQANAQQIFESLNSTGEPLRDHELIHNYVLMGLSHTEQSEIENEFWLPIEANTGEQIGAFWRDYLVMLTGREVLVEGERGVYDAFRHEFPRLDLDTLRGRAREWRELAEIYRLLLDPTSATDAGVARHFGAINTLGRGMYPIAMRLYRDHLHGELAASDLFVALTHVESLLLRRTVVGLPIDRLVARFCRAADEGMDALVHAIARITPSDERTRVGLRYGELPHAGFVLARLAGVDAAADVDLDHVLPVAPSDDWTGDGTRRWADFSDDEQNAHRALAATLGNLTLLEPDAFERVFDASFPEKRAAYAASGLESTRRVADAETWSTAQIAARTEELTARFMDTWRRPAVVGIDDDNLTPILDAKKRRGWPRGWQREFDYVEYRGEHWDVRDVRYLFNRVFARLWADSRQSVVDYSARRGGPVYRAMAWNGQWDQLGEGQYLYMGWDSKYMLSAVQGVLEEAGWASEVFVKYSYIGDAMR is encoded by the coding sequence ATGAGCACCGCTACGAACGTCGATGCGACAGCCGTCAACACGATCGATTGGCTCTCCGCCTCCGACACCACGATCGTCGTGCCGGTGTATCAGCGCCAGTACCGGTGGGACATCGGCGGATGCGAGCAGCTTCTCGGCGACATCCGCGCCGTCGCCGGCACCGAGGACGGTCAGACCCACTTCATCGGGTCCATCCTCTCGACGGCGAGCACCTCGGCTGCTGACGATGCACATCTCGTCCTGATCGATGGCCAGCAGCGAGTAACCACCCTGATGCTCCTCATCGCGGCGCTCCACCACACCCTCCGCGACGACGACCCGACGCTGGCAGCCGAACTCGAAGCCGTCCTCGTCCGGCACGACGAGCCGGGACGGACGAAGCTGCGCCCGCACCGCGCGTGGGCGGACGTGTTCGAGAGCGTGGTCCTCGACCGCCGCTCCCCCGCCGACGCCGACCGCGCGTCGCGTTTCGACGACAACTACGCGTTCTTCCGGAGTCAGATCCGCCCTGACGAGGCCGCCGGAATCTGGCGCGGGCTCCGCAAGCTCGAGCACGTGTCGATCACCCTCGGCGGTCAGGCCAACGCGCAACAGATCTTCGAGAGCCTGAACTCCACCGGCGAGCCGCTCCGCGATCACGAGCTCATCCACAACTACGTCCTCATGGGCCTCTCGCACACCGAGCAGAGCGAGATCGAGAACGAGTTCTGGCTGCCGATCGAGGCGAACACCGGCGAGCAGATCGGTGCATTCTGGCGCGACTACCTGGTCATGCTGACAGGTCGGGAGGTCCTCGTCGAGGGCGAGCGCGGTGTGTACGACGCGTTCCGCCACGAGTTCCCACGGCTCGATCTCGACACCCTCCGGGGCCGTGCCCGTGAGTGGCGGGAGCTGGCGGAGATCTACCGGCTCCTGCTCGATCCCACCTCGGCGACGGATGCCGGTGTCGCGCGACACTTCGGAGCCATCAACACCCTCGGGCGCGGCATGTACCCGATCGCCATGCGTCTCTATCGCGATCACCTGCACGGCGAGCTGGCGGCATCCGATCTGTTCGTCGCCCTCACCCACGTCGAATCCCTCCTGCTGCGGCGGACCGTCGTCGGGTTGCCGATCGACCGCCTCGTCGCCCGCTTCTGTCGCGCGGCCGACGAGGGCATGGACGCGCTCGTCCATGCGATCGCGCGCATCACGCCCTCGGACGAGCGCACGCGAGTCGGCCTCCGCTACGGGGAGCTGCCTCACGCAGGTTTCGTCCTCGCTCGGCTGGCGGGTGTCGACGCCGCCGCCGACGTCGATCTCGACCACGTCCTCCCCGTCGCGCCGTCGGACGACTGGACGGGAGACGGCACCCGTCGGTGGGCGGACTTCAGCGACGACGAGCAGAACGCGCACCGCGCCCTCGCGGCAACCCTCGGAAACCTCACGCTCCTCGAACCGGACGCGTTCGAGCGCGTCTTCGACGCCTCGTTCCCCGAGAAGCGCGCCGCCTACGCGGCGAGCGGGCTCGAGTCCACCCGACGAGTCGCGGATGCCGAGACATGGTCGACGGCGCAGATCGCCGCCCGAACCGAGGAACTCACGGCTCGCTTCATGGACACATGGCGGCGGCCGGCTGTGGTGGGGATCGACGACGACAACCTGACGCCCATCCTCGATGCGAAGAAGCGCCGCGGATGGCCGCGCGGGTGGCAGCGGGAGTTCGACTACGTCGAGTACCGCGGCGAGCACTGGGACGTACGTGACGTCCGTTACCTCTTCAACCGGGTGTTCGCTCGCCTTTGGGCCGACTCGCGACAGAGCGTCGTCGACTACAGCGCCCGTCGAGGCGGCCCGGTCTACCGCGCGATGGCGTGGAACGGGCAGTGGGATCAGCTCGGTGAGGGTCAGTACCTCTACATGGGCTGGGATTCGAAGTACATGCTGTCCGCTGTGCAGGGGGTGCTCGAGGAGGCCGGCTGGGCGTCGGAGGTCTTCGTGAAGTACTCCTACATCGGCGACGCGATGCGCTGA
- the gltX gene encoding glutamate--tRNA ligase yields MSTAPHPLTTTASGSDVRVRFCPSPTGLPHVGMVRTALFNWAYARHTGGKMIFRVEDTDAARDSEESYRQLVDALTWLEIDWDEGVEKGGPHEPYRQSQRHDIYREVLDKLIASGAVYESYSTAEEIDARNAAAGRAKQLGYDNYDRTLTDEQKAAFRAEGREPAWRLRVPEEDVTYVDLIRGEVTFPAGSFPDFVVVRAGGIPLYTFTNPVDDALMGITHVLRGEDLMPSTARQLALYRALVDAGVTDFVPRFAHMPLVLGEEGTKKLSKRDPKADLFLQREKGFIHEGLLNYLSLLGWSIAADRDVFSRQELIEAFDIVDVNPNPARFDQKKAESINGDHIRMLAPDDFASRLVPYLVGAGVVSTPPTDAQREMLTKAAPLVQERMQMLGEAPGLLGFLFRDVDSYDEDALKGLPANAVDVLEASVAALESVPADQFQAEAIQAALAGALIDGLGLKPRVAYGPARVALSGRRISPPLFESMELLGKDVSIARLEQLRATRG; encoded by the coding sequence ATGTCCACTGCACCGCACCCCCTCACCACGACCGCTTCCGGCTCGGACGTCCGCGTCCGCTTCTGCCCCTCGCCGACGGGCCTCCCGCACGTCGGGATGGTCCGCACCGCCCTGTTCAACTGGGCCTACGCCCGGCACACCGGCGGGAAGATGATCTTCCGCGTCGAGGACACCGATGCGGCGCGCGACAGCGAGGAGAGCTACCGCCAGCTCGTCGACGCGCTGACGTGGCTCGAGATCGACTGGGACGAGGGTGTCGAGAAGGGTGGCCCGCACGAGCCCTACCGGCAGTCGCAGCGCCACGACATCTACCGCGAGGTCCTCGACAAGCTCATCGCCAGCGGGGCCGTCTACGAGTCCTACTCGACGGCGGAGGAGATCGACGCGCGCAACGCTGCCGCCGGGCGCGCGAAGCAGCTCGGCTATGACAACTACGACCGCACGCTGACCGACGAGCAGAAGGCCGCGTTCCGCGCCGAGGGTCGCGAGCCCGCGTGGCGTCTGCGTGTGCCCGAGGAGGACGTCACCTACGTCGACCTCATCCGCGGCGAGGTCACGTTCCCGGCGGGGTCCTTCCCCGACTTCGTGGTCGTCCGTGCAGGCGGGATCCCGCTGTACACGTTCACGAACCCCGTGGACGACGCCCTCATGGGCATCACGCACGTCCTCCGCGGTGAGGACCTCATGCCGTCGACCGCCCGTCAGCTCGCGCTGTACCGCGCCCTCGTCGACGCGGGCGTCACCGATTTCGTTCCGCGCTTCGCGCACATGCCGCTCGTCCTGGGTGAGGAGGGCACGAAGAAGCTCTCCAAGCGCGACCCGAAGGCCGACCTGTTCCTGCAGCGGGAGAAGGGCTTCATCCACGAAGGCCTGCTGAACTACCTCTCTCTCCTCGGCTGGTCGATCGCCGCCGACCGCGACGTGTTCTCGCGTCAGGAGCTCATCGAGGCGTTCGACATCGTCGACGTGAACCCGAACCCGGCCCGCTTCGACCAGAAGAAGGCCGAGTCGATCAACGGCGACCACATCCGGATGCTGGCGCCCGACGACTTCGCGTCGCGCCTGGTCCCGTACCTCGTCGGTGCCGGCGTCGTCAGCACGCCCCCCACCGACGCCCAGCGCGAGATGCTGACGAAAGCGGCGCCGCTCGTCCAGGAGCGCATGCAGATGCTGGGTGAGGCCCCGGGTCTTCTCGGCTTCCTCTTCCGTGACGTGGACTCCTACGACGAGGACGCGCTCAAGGGCCTCCCGGCGAACGCGGTGGACGTCCTCGAGGCATCCGTCGCCGCGCTCGAAAGCGTCCCCGCCGACCAGTTCCAGGCCGAGGCGATTCAGGCTGCCCTCGCGGGAGCGCTCATCGACGGCCTCGGACTGAAGCCCCGCGTGGCGTACGGACCCGCTCGCGTCGCGCTGAGTGGACGCCGGATCTCGCCGCCGCTCTTCGAGTCGATGGAGCTGCTGGGCAAGGATGTCTCGATCGCGCGACTCGAGCAGCTTCGGGCGACACGCGGCTGA